Within Cercospora beticola chromosome 6, complete sequence, the genomic segment ACCTTCAGagctcgtcgctgtcgtcgacgATCTGCTCAACCAGTTGAGTTCCAAGTTCAACAACGTCAGCACCGAAATGCTCGGCAAACTAGACGATATGTCGAAACGCCTCGATGCACTGGAAGCCCAAATTCGTGCTGGAAACGCTGCCTCTGAAAGTGGTGCTGGAGATGAGAAGTAGTGCCGTGTTTCGTTTTTTGAACGAAAGCAAAACACGACAGGATGTGTGCAAGTCACGCTACCCTGCTGCAACCGTCGCACAGATGCTACTTTGGCAGGCCGAGGAATAAGCAGAGACATGAGAATCTGCCGATCATTGAGCCCCGCTGAGAGAGCCGATGAGAAAGGAACGACACAAGATACTTTCCTGGCCTAGTCCGGTGTGTGAAGACGCAAGCGTGCAGACTGCATTGGAAGAAGCAAGAAGCGTCGTGGCCAGCGCCAGGGAGCCTTGGAGAAAGGGCACGATCTGCGCGATGTGCATGGATGCTCGATTCCATATATCCTCCAAAATTTTCTCCGAAATTGGCGAGCAGCATGGAAGTAGCCAGCACACGAAAGCAAGAATTCTTGATCATGGTCAATGAAAGAACTTGAAAATCGACGAGACAGGGAGTGCGCTTGCCGAGCGCGGAGTTGCAGCTATCTACAGAGATGGCTTAAACCTCAGCGAAGACTTGGAAGCAGAAAATTATCATCAGGAATTCATCATACAGTCATATACAGTACCATTCCTGCCGTCCAGGCGCGATCATCCGGTCACGGCCTTGCGTCCAGCCAAGACAATATACACAATCAATACTTTTGTCCGACGCCAATGTGCCCGCCAGGGTCAAATCGACTCCTCACGTTATCAGGCATACTCGGTGCCGGCGCATGACTGCCGGGAAAGCCCTCTGCTTTCGCTTgcatcttcaccttctccatCAATCTACCCACAGGTAGAGAAGGAGCTTCCACCTTCTTAACCATTTGCACTCTCATATCATCATCGTACGCATGTAAAGCGTAGTGTTCACGGATCAGCCGCTGCGACTCAGGATGTGATGTAGCGTAGATCTTGTGCGTGCAGCCGTCGAGTGCACAGAGCCAAGTATCCTCTTGCACAGGGTCTTCCACCTCTGCGACGTCGTTTAGTCGGAGCGGCAAGTCAATATCACCACCACTCGAGTCAGGTGAGGTGGGAATATCGATTCCTTCATCGTCATGCGGTCGAGAGTTCCGACGTTTTGGCTTTCTTCGTTGCAGGTCATCCAGATGGTCCTCGCTTTTTCGTTTCCCGGGTATAGGTGAGGATGGAGGGTCAGGCTCGTCGTCTGAGTCTTCAGTTTGCTGCTTGGGCCCTTTGCCACCATTACGTGCCGCAGATTTACTAGCCTTGCTGGCGCGTGGCCGCAGCGAAGACTTGTTCTTCTGCTCTCTCGCTCGTATTTCCTCGtcgctctcctcctctttgGCAGGCGTTGCAAGGACGTCTGTCTCGACTGGCTCAGGATGCCGCCGCGTATGTCTTCCAGGGCGGGTCTTTGGTGGTCCCATTGCCAGCGCAGGCTCATTGTCTTGCTGCACATCTTCCTGCGTATCTTCCTGCTCTGCTACTTCGGGAACTGCGTCGCTAGTCTCCGATGCGCTATCAGGAGTCGCCACTTGAGGTGTTGCGTTCTTTGCCGGTCTGCCGCGTTTTCGTCTGACTGGTGCCGTAGAAGTTCCTATTTCGGCGGACCCTTGTCGGGTCGTGCGTACTCTGCCCGTTTCAGCTTTAGTCTGAGGTGCCAGGTCCGCATCAACGGAGGTTTGCCTTGTTGAGCGTGTTTTGCTTTGCCGCGatggtatattcgagctcgCTCCTGGAGGATTCTTCCTGCTATGTCTGGTTTTCGATGCGGGAACTTTATGCTCCACGGGTGTGTCTCGTCTTTTCCGTAACATGGCTACTGTGTCGGGAAATCGCTTATACAGGTGCTTGCAAAGAGGATATTTGGTCCAGGGCAGAccttctcttccagcaagCATTGAGCCGATGAGGAAGTCCTTGTGCTTGTATATCCGAGCGGAACCTTCCTCTACATCATCCACATCCAGCACGTCCCGGGCATAGTTTTCGAAGATTTCCTGCGCGCTGTAATCCTTAAGCAGCGTTCTGTTCTTGCCTCGGCCCTCATAACGCTCGGTCTTGTATGCATCTGCAATGTAGTAGAGCACTTGCACCGCCTCGCACATCTCGTCGTATATCTTCTGGTATTTCTTGGCCGGATGCAGCCGGTGCCAACCTGCTTTTCCAGCTGCCCATATTGCGGAGTgaccatcatcctcgccgaaTGCAAACTGTCGCACATCTTGCAATTCTACCCTCGCCCGCTTCGGTTCGGTCTTTGGTGTGCGTAGGTACAAGTCGtactcgtcctcatcgagtGGCTCGAGCTCGCCAACGACAGTCACCGGGTGACCAGCTTCTGCTACTAGCAGACTGACGAGATCGCGTTCGTCGCCGATCGCATGAACGAAGGCTTTCGTCAAAGTGAACTCGTTCCAGTCGTCGCTGTCTTCCGCTGAGGGGTCGCGTGGGCGGAGCACCTCCACTTCGGGTATGGCTGGTGGCATGGTCGTAGTCGGGGGAGGTCAATGATGCATCAGCAGAATTGCGGTGTGCATGCAATCATTGTCGAATAGTGATAGTGGTTCGTGCTCGGACACAGCGTGAAGGCAGACGTGAGTTGACCGGCACCTGGGCGCGCCTTCCTGGTCGCGACGTGCACGCTAAGATAAAGTTTAGCGGCTGCAGGGATCGGAGCCAGGTGCGCGGAGCTTGTGCTCGCGCTTTTCGACGGCCAACTCTGTCGGCGACATCAACGACACAAATCCCATGGGGGGTCGCCAATTACTCTTTCGCAGCCTCAAGCAAGCAATTCATCCCACAAACAAACCTGTACCAGGAATCGCCACCACCATGTCGGGCCCCATTCTGGAAGGCGTTCTCGGTACGGTGTGGGTCCAATCCATATCATGCTTCGTCTTTGCATTCTAATAATCACTCGCAGCCATCAACAAACCGCCCGGCATAAGCTCAGCTCAGGTCATCCGCGATGTACAGCAGCAGTTCAATCCCTCCAAACTATTTCGACCATGGCTCGATCGCGAGAGATCGAAGATCGAAAGCGAATCGCACAACCAAAGACAGAAACGCAAGGTGAAGGCGCGAAAGCTGAGAGATGTCAAGATGGGTCATGGAGGAACGTTGGACCCGATGGCGACTGGTGTGCTCATTCTCGGCATCGGCAGCGGAACGAAAGAACTAGGCCATTTCACGACGGAATGCACAAAAAGCTACGAGGCCGTAGTCTTGTTTGGCGCAGCGACAGATACCTACGATACAGAAGGCAAGATCGTTGGGCGAAAGGCATATGAACATGTTAGTCGAGAGAGGATCGAGCAAGCTCTCGCCAAGTTTAGAGGCAAGGGTATGCAGAAGCCTCCGATCTTCTCCGCACTTCGAGTTCAAGGAAAGAGGCTGTATGAGTATGCGAGAGAAGGCATACCACTACCGAAGGGCTTCGAAATTCAAGAGAGGCCTGTGGACGTCACTGAGCTGGAACTCATGGAATGGTACCCGGGAGGCACGCATAGCTGGCATTGGCCTAGCCTCGAAGCAGAAAGCGCTGAAAAGGACCTCGCGAGACAGGCTTTGCCTGACCAGCTTGGCGGAACGAGTCCGAAGAGAGACGCGGCTGAAGAAGCAACTGGCGAAGCAGTgctgaagaggaagcgaTCTGAATTGAACGAGGGCGAAGCGAGCACCACAAACGGGTCACTATCGAAGCGATTGAAAGTCGATGAAGACGCGAGCAGTGACGTGTCAACACCTGACATCATGCCTGCCACAATCAAGCGACTGTCCACGCAGGAGGGAGCGCAACCTGACACGGAAGTTGCTCAACCTCCCAAGGACGCAGAGCAGCCGGCGAGTTCAGACTCGAAAGCGGCTCTTGGGTTACAGAATGAGGAAACGAACAATAAGTCAAAGCCTTGTCCGGCTCCGGCGTGTCGGTTGAAAATGACTGTCACTTCTGGCTTTTACGTCCGATCTCTTGTTCAAGATCTCGGGGTAGCAGTAGGCTCGCTGGCATGCATGTCAAGCTTGGTGCGCACCAGACAGTCTGATTTCCAGCTCCCCACCAACGTCTTACAGTACGACGCATTGCAGGCAGGCGAAGATGTTTGGGGTCCGAAGGTACAGGCGCTGCTCGAAGAATggaacgagaagaagaacgcgCGTGGCAGTAAGCCACAGGATGAGCGGACATCTTCCAAGGCTGCTGATGCACAGACTGGCGATGTCGAATGATATGACATACGGGATCTCGCACCAGGACAATTGGTGACCATGATTAGACTTCCGCCGGAAACTTGATTGATGATCTCAGTAATTCCCACAGTCCTAGTGGTCACGGTCTGGCCTGGTCTCAGCAATCCTGTTCTTGGACTCGAACTAAAACGCGTACACTGTGGCACTGCTTGTGTACACTCGATCGGACAGCTGCCGAGGCCACACCTTCGAAAAGGCGCCAATTAATTTTCCGGCGAAAGACTGCACGATGCCAGTAATGGAAAACTTCCGAGCAGTTGTACACACGGGCTCAATGGCTACGATATCACATCAGAAATGTCAAGTTCGAGATATCTGGCTGCTCTCATACAGCTAGCATCACGATGACTTTTGTTGGCATCGTGAGATGATATCCGATATCGTCCATTGCCGACCCGATGGACCTCTCCTCATCACGGCTTAGCTAGTGCTCACTGCGCGATGCACTGCGCGATGCAGGCGTCGAAACTGCTAGCATGCAGGACGCATAAATGTACTCCAGACATGATTCCAGGTCTTTCAAGCGCTGAAGTTGTTAATGCAACGCAGCTCGCCGCCCATGGTAGTCAGCAAGTGATTTCATCAGGCTCTTTTGCGGAGTCCCAAATTGCAAAATCGTTCTCGCGCGAGGGGACGACGACTATTGGCAGAAATTCCCCAGCATCGAGGTGATGGAGCTGACCTGCTATGGGACCTATTGTCCACTCATATCCACAGAGGTCCGAACTCACAATTGTGGTTCTCAGCCACACATCAAGGCGTACTAGACCCGTTCCTGCTTTCTCTAGCAATCCTTCCGCTGCACAGGGTGCGTACATTTGACTCCACGATGCGTTACCGTCCCGCGCCGCGCACAAACGCGGCGATGCGACAGAACGATTGGTCGGACTTTCATCCGGTTCATCCTGGGGTTCAGATCACTCATGTGGCTCCAAGCAAGAGGCAAGCCCCTCCACTCCTATACCGCGGTGCCTATAATACGCGACGTGGTGGTTGGCGCTTAATGCCGGCATATTAAGACGCCCTAGAGCTACGACTCGCCAGGCATCGAGATCGCCAGTCTCTTTTTTGACGGACGTGTGCGGTGCGTCTGCAGACCTCTTCGCGCTGCCACTGACATGTGAGCTTCAACTCCGGGGCGGTGCTAGCGTTGTCAAATGATACCGTGACGACGGGAGAGTACGTAAGTCAGATCGTGAAGATCGATTTCGTTGCAGATGCCGTGCAGATGGCTTGCGTACGGCACTCTCATACGCTGCAGCTGATGGCTCAGAAGACAAATACGACCAGCTCGCTTCACGAACAGGGCAGTGATGTGCAATGCATTGAACAATGCAAATCTTCCCGCAGCTTGCGTGGTTGTTGCCAAATTCTGGCGCCACAAATTGCTTTCGCTGATGTGATCCCTCCAGAACCCAACGACGCTGTTCACATTTCTCATGCGACTCACTCGTCCCGCAGCTCGATGTGCAGGACCCGGAAGACCACCTAACAAATTGTTCTCCGTCCATTAACTAGTGTGACCGACAATTTGGAGACACCGCCAGAGCGCAAGTATCCGATTTGATGCTGATTACGCTGCAGCGGGTCCCTAGTTGGCTGCGACGTGTTCACGAGCAGCTTTTCCTCCATCTTCCGGCCTGTCGCAATCCCTCCCTGTAGGTCGGCAGTTACGACCTCTGGCAGCTCTTGACCGGCGTAGAGTTTATTAGCGAATTCCAACCAGGCCCCTACAGCATCAGAATAACCGGTGGCGACGCGACGTTCCGCCGATGACAGTACAGCGCTACTACGCGATTGCATGAAGCTACAGGGCTGTCAAGTCTGGAAACAATGGTGACAGAACGTGGTAGCGAGCCTTGAGCGAGACGTTCAAGGTGCAGTATTGACTACAAACCCTAGTTGTACACCCGATCATTTGGTTCGCCTCCCAACAAGGCGAGTGAGGCGCCAACATAGACGAGGGAGGCCGGCTAGTAGCAATGAGGATATTTGATAGCTGCTGGTCAACGCTCAACGAAATCGACCTCACCGCAAGTTCGTCCTTTGCAGCGAACGACCCGACCAGTTGGAACCAAGTGTGTGTTGGTGCGTGACGCTGCCGGCATCACACAATGGTACGAAGACCAGTGGGCGCTTAAGACATATCAAACAAGGAGCATCTCGCACCAACCGAAGAGGAGCCGCAATAATAACGTAAATCACCCGGTTTCTCGAGGACGACGTCGACAAACTCGACATCGATGGCAGAGGGAGACAAGCCCCTTTCTACAGGATGGCCGAATCGGACCTATCAATCAACAACTGCACTTCGCTCAGGTGCACATGGCGAGCTCAAGCGAAGTCGTCTACAATTCTGTAGGCTTACAACATGGGTTTGTGTGAGGGAGAAGACTTGCGCTCTGGTGACCCGACTGCAGCGAACAGAGAAGTCCTTGCGGTAAACCAATACCCTACGATCTCTGCTAACGAAGCATCCTCTCTGGCAGGATATTTGTTCGTTCTTCTTCGGTCAGCTCTACTCCCAAGAAGTCTTTCAACGCCGCCACTCGCTCCTCCTCAGTCTTGAGCTCTGCCAAAATCTCCCTCTTCCCGGCCACCGTCTTGCGTACGCTGTCGTTGAAAAGCGTGACATCTCCGACAATGGCCTGACTTGCTTCGTCCAAGATCATCTTCGCACAAAGGACCGAgtaggtgaagaaggagcgtgGATTATGCGATGTGAAGAACGACATCATCTCGTAGTCCTGCGGCAAGAACTCTGTCTCAGTGAAGCAGTAAATTGGCGTCCACACGTCCTCTCGACCAGGTTGATCAGGATGAAGACAGAAATCATAGCACCACAATTTCTGCGCATCTTGCTCTCGGCTTGCGTAGTGTTCTGGTATGCTACGCTTTTGCAAGCGAATCTTTCTCGGTGGGATCGCTACTGCCTCGAATCCGTCCTGGAGCGGAAACACGATGTTGGGACCCATTGGCGGCGTACCCGCGTCTACTACATACCAAACTTCTTCGATTCGGACCAGGTTGAGCATATGGTTCCAGGCGTCATAGGTGTCGCCCTGTTTCTCCCTGATTTCCGCGTTTATGCTGTATGATCGACTGACACGGCCAGCACAATTCCGCACGTCGTAGCCTAAGCTCCGCAATACGGTTCCGAAGAAACCATTGTGTTCCATGCATCGCCTAGTCCATTGTCAATTTATGCTCAAGCAATTTCATTATGCCAACATACCCTCCTCGGCCATGAGTCTCTCCTCGGACAACGAACTTTTCGTACAGAACATCCATATGCAAGGACACCTGTTTCTTCGCCGAATAATGAAGTTCTAAATTCTCAAACGGGATGTTCGAGACGTGGTATAGTTGCAGAGCTCTGAGCAGAGGAAGGCCATGCTCCTTTGTTGTTGCCAATGTCGGATCTGTTAGGACTGGCGAGGACAGATAATTCTCAGGAAGCTTGATGCGTGAAAAGTAAGCTGTCAATTGCTCTTTACTGTATCGTGG encodes:
- a CDS encoding uncharacterized protein (BUSCO:EOG09264HU0) codes for the protein MSGPILEGVLAINKPPGISSAQVIRDVQQQFNPSKLFRPWLDRERSKIESESHNQRQKRKVKARKLRDVKMGHGGTLDPMATGVLILGIGSGTKELGHFTTECTKSYEAVVLFGAATDTYDTEGKIVGRKAYEHVSRERIEQALAKFRGKGMQKPPIFSALRVQGKRLYEYAREGIPLPKGFEIQERPVDVTELELMEWYPGGTHSWHWPSLEAESAEKDLARQALPDQLGGTSPKRDAAEEATGEAVLKRKRSELNEGEASTTNGSLSKRLKVDEDASSDVSTPDIMPATIKRLSTQEGAQPDTEVAQPPKDAEQPASSDSKAALGLQNEETNNKSKPCPAPACRLKMTVTSGFYVRSLVQDLGVAVGSLACMSSLVRTRQSDFQLPTNVLQYDALQAGEDVWGPKVQALLEEWNEKKNARGSKPQDERTSSKAADAQTGDVE